One Deinococcus grandis DNA window includes the following coding sequences:
- a CDS encoding sensor histidine kinase produces MSAVPVPAEPAPVPAQGAAHAPSLRQVLLRPFVLPFALLLGVGSLVAYGVNQNDEALQQVLDAQTRLQLITDLSQQVSLMENGQRGFVITGQNDFLHPYEDGKLAFQADVFALHDLSVTAQQRTNLARVQAAVARWDEVAAQPEIGVRRDSLERAAARVGNGVGRTLLDDARRVLTIMATNETARLNAATDRSSVLLSRVRLVTVGGLLLSIALLLVTAYRVTRTVNRTVLELNGAAQAIAQGEYARRTPPMPVRELAQLGAQFDAMAAAVQDREAQLRATAEALQASNMHLERSNRELEQFAYVASHDLQEPLRTIGSYTELLARRYHGKLDDRADQYIAFTTSATLRMKTLIQDLLAYSRVRKAPRTTHDVNLGDLTRDIVADLAVQIEGLGAQVDVGPLPTVHSNPELLRHALQNLIGNALKFQQPGVPPRVRVTAEREARRWVIHVQDNGIGIAPEYHERIFGVFQRLHGMDEYAGSGIGLAVTRSAAEQLDGDLWLDSTPGQGSTFHLALPLTPAHTGDPL; encoded by the coding sequence ATGTCGGCCGTTCCCGTCCCTGCCGAGCCCGCCCCGGTCCCGGCGCAGGGCGCCGCGCACGCCCCCAGCCTGCGGCAGGTGCTGCTGCGCCCGTTCGTGCTGCCGTTCGCGCTGCTGCTCGGGGTGGGCAGCCTGGTCGCGTACGGCGTGAACCAGAACGACGAGGCACTCCAGCAGGTTCTCGACGCGCAGACCCGACTGCAGCTCATCACGGATCTCTCGCAGCAGGTCTCCCTGATGGAAAACGGGCAGCGGGGCTTCGTGATCACGGGACAGAACGACTTCCTGCACCCCTACGAGGACGGCAAACTGGCCTTCCAGGCCGACGTCTTCGCGCTGCACGACCTGAGCGTCACCGCGCAGCAGCGCACGAATCTGGCCCGGGTGCAGGCAGCGGTGGCCCGCTGGGACGAGGTGGCCGCGCAGCCGGAGATCGGCGTGCGCCGCGACTCGCTGGAACGCGCCGCCGCGCGGGTCGGCAACGGCGTGGGGCGCACGCTGCTGGACGACGCCCGCCGCGTCCTGACGATCATGGCGACGAACGAAACGGCGCGCCTGAACGCCGCGACCGACCGCAGCAGCGTCCTGCTGAGCCGCGTGCGGCTGGTGACCGTGGGGGGGCTGCTGCTCAGCATCGCCCTGCTGCTCGTCACGGCGTACCGCGTCACCCGCACCGTGAACCGCACCGTGCTGGAACTCAACGGCGCGGCGCAGGCCATCGCGCAGGGCGAGTACGCACGCCGCACGCCCCCCATGCCCGTGCGGGAACTGGCGCAGCTGGGCGCGCAGTTCGACGCCATGGCCGCTGCCGTGCAGGACCGCGAGGCGCAGCTGCGCGCCACCGCCGAGGCCCTGCAGGCCAGCAACATGCACCTGGAACGCAGCAACCGCGAACTCGAACAGTTCGCGTACGTCGCCAGTCACGACCTGCAAGAACCCCTGCGGACCATCGGCAGCTACACCGAACTGCTCGCCCGCCGCTACCACGGCAAGCTGGACGACCGCGCCGACCAGTACATCGCCTTCACGACCTCCGCCACGCTGCGCATGAAGACCCTGATCCAGGACCTCCTCGCGTACTCCCGCGTGCGCAAGGCGCCGCGCACCACGCACGACGTGAACCTGGGTGACCTGACCCGCGACATCGTGGCGGACCTGGCCGTGCAGATCGAGGGCCTGGGCGCGCAGGTGGACGTCGGCCCGCTCCCCACCGTGCACAGCAACCCCGAACTGCTGCGCCACGCCCTACAGAACCTCATCGGGAACGCCCTGAAATTCCAGCAGCCCGGCGTGCCCCCCCGCGTGCGCGTCACTGCCGAGCGCGAGGCGCGCCGCTGGGTGATTCACGTGCAGGACAACGGCATCGGCATCGCGCCGGAGTACCACGAGCGGATCTTCGGGGTGTTCCAGCGCCTGCACGGCATGGACGAGTACGCGGGCAGCGGCATCGGCCTGGCCGTCACCCGTAGCGCCGCCGAACAGCTCGACGGGGACCTGTGGCTGGACAGCACCCCCGGCCAGGGCAGTACATTTCATCTGGCACTGCCGCTGACGCCCGCCCACACCGGAGACCCCCTATGA
- a CDS encoding G8 domain-containing protein gives MPARRSATVLLLTALLTACGSGSGGSGTTPAPTPTPTPTPSPTPTLSSVKWSDPATWGGTLPAAGQKVTLPAGKRVLLDTTPPDLGGLTVPTGSALEFEDSADRTLRAEWIMVHGELRVGSEAKPFTHHAEILLTNTVPSEDVMGMGDRVLGVMDGTLELHGQPRLAWTRLNATARRGSSTLTLDRAPDWQPGDSLTLTSTDFGANQTEQVTVQRVSGTAVTLAAPLKYTHWGDPITVAGLSVNERAEVGLLTRNVVVAATDDAAQTGVGAHVMIMGTSTARIEGTEFTRVGQLNTLRRYPVHFHQLGSDPASYLRGSSVHESYNRCVVVHGTRDLRVQDNVTFDNIGHCLFLEDGDETGNTLSGNLVTRVKAPDAKQGQTPLLDSDKRPAAYWITHPANTVRNNVAAGVDGTGFWLAFPEHPTGLAATKTDLWPRRTPLGDFSGNVAHSTDRGLNLDNGPKADGTTEVTYYAPVTTPSDPRSAPVTATLDTFTAYKNRDHGVWLRGKGHVLLNATLADNGVGATFASDDSTLRGGILIGETPNLGQPESWEPTGTGGRALPRPWDPSFPIRGYQFYDGHVTIDGATLAGFTPDATRQASGLGYLTKNAFSLVPTNNALNLRWADASPRVYFPAAQPDKDGDKAATFLDTDGTVTGTAGLTVTASPLLKGAPDCTPNADWNASTCPGTYTRLWLQDVRGGKLAPITVTGPHGTVSLTGTPGTFTSFSTSARLNQTYTLTPSAASPHLRLGLQNRQPGDTLTVTLPAATEPRIYRDWWIDNRNLLKKVTPAALPGTTGDSYTYENGQLTLKLVVQASRDYAQVEICTTDLCK, from the coding sequence ATGCCCGCGCGCCGCTCCGCGACCGTCCTGCTCCTCACGGCCCTCCTGACCGCCTGCGGCTCGGGTTCCGGCGGCAGCGGCACCACCCCCGCCCCCACGCCGACGCCCACCCCCACGCCCAGCCCGACCCCCACGCTTTCCAGCGTGAAATGGAGCGACCCCGCTACCTGGGGCGGCACGCTGCCCGCCGCCGGGCAGAAGGTCACCCTCCCCGCCGGGAAACGCGTGCTGCTGGACACCACCCCGCCCGACCTGGGCGGCCTGACCGTCCCCACCGGCAGCGCCCTGGAGTTCGAGGACAGTGCCGACCGCACCCTGCGCGCCGAGTGGATCATGGTGCACGGCGAACTCCGCGTGGGCAGCGAGGCGAAACCCTTCACGCACCACGCCGAGATCCTCCTGACGAACACGGTCCCCAGCGAGGACGTGATGGGTATGGGCGACCGCGTGCTGGGCGTCATGGACGGCACCCTGGAACTCCACGGTCAACCCCGCCTCGCCTGGACGCGCCTGAACGCCACCGCCCGCCGGGGCAGCAGCACCTTGACCCTGGACCGCGCGCCCGACTGGCAGCCCGGCGACAGCCTCACGCTGACCAGCACGGACTTTGGCGCGAATCAGACCGAGCAGGTCACCGTGCAGCGCGTCAGCGGCACGGCCGTCACCCTGGCCGCGCCGCTGAAATACACGCACTGGGGCGACCCGATCACCGTCGCGGGTCTGAGCGTGAACGAACGCGCCGAGGTGGGCCTCCTGACCCGCAACGTCGTCGTGGCCGCCACGGACGACGCCGCGCAGACCGGCGTGGGCGCGCACGTCATGATCATGGGCACCAGCACCGCCCGCATCGAGGGCACGGAATTCACTCGCGTGGGGCAGCTGAACACCCTGCGCCGCTACCCCGTGCACTTCCACCAGCTGGGCAGCGACCCCGCCTCGTACCTGCGGGGCAGCAGCGTCCACGAGTCGTACAACCGCTGCGTCGTCGTACACGGCACCCGTGACCTGCGCGTGCAGGACAACGTCACCTTCGACAACATCGGCCACTGCCTCTTCCTGGAAGACGGCGACGAGACCGGCAACACCCTCAGCGGAAACCTCGTCACGCGCGTCAAGGCGCCCGACGCCAAGCAGGGGCAGACGCCGCTGCTCGACAGCGACAAACGCCCCGCCGCGTACTGGATCACCCACCCCGCCAACACCGTCAGGAACAACGTGGCCGCCGGGGTGGACGGCACCGGCTTCTGGCTCGCATTCCCCGAACACCCCACCGGCCTCGCCGCCACGAAGACCGACCTCTGGCCCCGCCGCACCCCGCTGGGCGACTTCAGCGGCAACGTCGCCCACAGCACCGACCGCGGCCTGAACCTCGACAACGGCCCGAAAGCGGACGGCACCACCGAGGTCACCTATTACGCGCCCGTCACCACGCCCAGCGACCCCAGGAGCGCGCCCGTCACCGCCACCCTGGACACCTTCACCGCGTACAAGAACCGCGACCACGGCGTGTGGCTGCGCGGGAAGGGCCACGTCCTGCTGAACGCCACCCTCGCCGACAACGGCGTCGGCGCGACCTTCGCCAGCGACGACAGCACCCTCCGGGGCGGCATCCTGATCGGCGAGACGCCCAACCTCGGCCAGCCCGAAAGCTGGGAACCCACCGGCACCGGCGGCCGCGCCCTCCCACGCCCCTGGGACCCCAGCTTCCCCATCCGTGGCTACCAGTTCTACGACGGGCACGTCACCATCGACGGCGCCACCCTCGCCGGATTCACACCCGACGCCACCCGGCAGGCCAGCGGCCTCGGGTACCTCACGAAGAACGCCTTCAGCCTCGTCCCCACCAACAACGCCCTGAACCTCCGCTGGGCCGACGCCAGCCCCCGCGTGTACTTCCCGGCCGCGCAACCCGACAAGGACGGCGACAAGGCCGCCACGTTCCTCGACACCGACGGCACCGTCACCGGCACGGCCGGACTGACCGTCACCGCCAGCCCCCTCCTGAAAGGCGCGCCCGACTGCACCCCCAACGCCGACTGGAACGCCAGCACCTGCCCCGGCACGTACACCCGCCTGTGGCTCCAGGACGTTCGCGGCGGCAAGCTCGCCCCCATCACCGTGACCGGCCCGCACGGTACCGTCAGCCTCACCGGCACGCCGGGCACCTTCACCAGTTTCAGCACCAGCGCCCGCCTGAACCAGACCTACACCCTGACCCCCAGCGCCGCCAGCCCCCACCTGCGCCTCGGCCTCCAGAACCGCCAGCCCGGCGACACCCTGACCGTCACCCTGCCCGCCGCCACGGAGCCCCGCATCTACCGCGACTGGTGGATCGACAACCGCAACCTCCTGAAGAAAGTCACCCCCGCCGCCCTGCCGGGCACCACCGGCGACAGCTACACCTACGAGAACGGCCAGCTCACCCTGAAACTCGTCGTGCAGGCCAGCCGGGACTACGCCCAGGTGGAGATCTGCACCACCGACCTGTGCAAGTAA
- a CDS encoding nicotinate phosphoribosyltransferase produces MTTPLNDRNIILDTDSYKSSHFLQYPSGTTRLFSYLESRGGKYPQTRFFGLQYILDRYLTTRVTAEMVEEARALIEAHGEPFPYDGWMRVVNVHGGRLPLHIRAVPEGTLVPIHNVLLSCTNTDPELPWLVGWFETMLMRVWYPTTVATQSWHIREIIRAALEKTSDRPAEELPFKLHDFGSRGVSSRESAGIGGLAHLINFQGSDTLEALRVARNHYGADIAAFSIPAAEHSTITSWGKEHEVDAYRNMITQFSRPGSIYAVVSDSYDLKNAINTLWGEELKADVIASGGTLVVRPDSGEPPAMVRLAVNALAAKYGTTTNSKGYKVLNHVRVIQGDGIDEQTIRQILGNLDVDGYSAENVSFGMGGALLQKVDRDTQRFAYKASAGQIDGAYRGIYKDPVTDPGKRSKDGVLDLVQEGGRMVTRAYKTFDTDFPGSLMRTVYKDGELLVRDTLDTIRGRG; encoded by the coding sequence ATGACCACTCCGCTGAACGACCGCAACATCATCCTCGACACCGACTCCTACAAGAGCAGCCACTTCCTCCAGTACCCCAGTGGCACCACCCGCCTCTTCAGCTACCTGGAAAGTCGCGGCGGCAAGTACCCCCAGACGCGCTTCTTCGGCCTGCAGTACATCCTCGACCGCTACCTGACCACCCGCGTCACCGCCGAGATGGTCGAGGAGGCCCGCGCACTGATCGAGGCGCACGGCGAGCCCTTCCCCTACGACGGCTGGATGCGCGTCGTGAACGTCCACGGTGGCCGCCTGCCCCTGCACATCCGTGCCGTCCCGGAAGGCACGCTGGTGCCCATCCACAACGTCCTCCTGAGCTGCACGAACACCGACCCGGAACTCCCCTGGCTGGTCGGCTGGTTCGAGACGATGCTGATGCGCGTCTGGTACCCCACCACCGTCGCCACGCAGAGCTGGCACATCCGCGAGATCATCCGCGCCGCCCTCGAAAAGACCAGCGACCGCCCGGCGGAGGAACTCCCGTTCAAACTGCACGACTTCGGGTCCAGGGGCGTCAGCAGCCGCGAGAGCGCAGGCATCGGTGGCCTCGCGCACCTCATCAACTTCCAGGGCAGCGACACGCTGGAGGCCCTGCGGGTCGCCCGGAACCACTACGGCGCCGACATCGCCGCGTTTTCCATCCCCGCCGCCGAACACAGCACCATCACCAGCTGGGGCAAGGAACACGAGGTCGACGCGTACCGCAACATGATCACGCAGTTCAGCCGCCCCGGCAGCATCTACGCCGTCGTCAGCGACAGCTACGACCTCAAGAACGCCATCAACACCCTCTGGGGCGAAGAACTCAAGGCCGACGTCATCGCCTCGGGCGGCACCCTGGTCGTCCGGCCCGACAGCGGCGAACCACCCGCCATGGTCCGCCTCGCCGTGAACGCCCTGGCCGCCAAGTACGGCACCACCACCAACAGCAAAGGCTACAAGGTCCTGAACCACGTCCGCGTCATCCAGGGCGACGGTATCGACGAACAGACCATCCGCCAGATTCTCGGGAACCTCGACGTGGACGGCTACAGCGCCGAAAACGTGAGCTTCGGCATGGGCGGTGCCCTCCTGCAGAAAGTCGACCGCGACACCCAGCGCTTCGCGTACAAGGCCAGCGCCGGCCAGATCGACGGCGCGTACCGCGGCATCTACAAGGACCCCGTCACCGACCCCGGCAAACGCAGCAAAGACGGCGTCCTCGACCTCGTGCAGGAAGGCGGCCGCATGGTCACAAGGGCATACAAGACCTTCGACACCGACTTCCCCGGCAGCCTCATGCGCACCGTGTACAAGGACGGCGAACTGCTCGTCCGCGACACGCTGGACACGATCCGGGGGCGCGGCTAA
- a CDS encoding response regulator has translation MTTRPVEILLVEDNPADVLLTQEAFEEADFPHHLSHARDGVDALNFLRRSEDHAGAPRPDVILMDLNMPRMTGLELLDVLKEDDELRSIPVIVLTTSRAESDIWRSYNLHANAYIPKPVSIAEFVEVIQSLENFWFRKVALPHPPRPS, from the coding sequence ATGACCACCAGACCAGTCGAGATCCTGCTCGTCGAGGACAACCCCGCCGACGTCCTGCTCACCCAGGAAGCCTTCGAGGAAGCGGACTTCCCGCACCACCTCAGCCACGCCCGCGACGGCGTGGACGCCCTGAACTTCCTGCGCCGCAGCGAGGACCACGCAGGCGCGCCCCGACCCGACGTGATCCTGATGGATCTGAACATGCCCCGCATGACCGGCCTGGAACTGCTGGACGTCCTCAAGGAGGACGACGAGCTGCGCAGCATTCCCGTGATCGTGCTGACCACCAGCCGCGCCGAGAGCGACATCTGGCGCAGTTACAACCTGCACGCCAACGCGTACATTCCCAAGCCCGTGTCCATCGCGGAATTCGTGGAGGTCATCCAGTCGCTGGAGAACTTCTGGTTCCGCAAGGTGGCGTTGCCGCACCCTCCCCGCCCCTCCTGA
- a CDS encoding enoyl-CoA hydratase-related protein: protein MTFQNVNLTHAGEVATLTLTSKKGSMGPTFWPEIPRVLTELGGARALILRGQDLFSAGLDVRASAPVIAPTLGDPGAFAAVVAEMHAAIDAFAALPIPVIAAVHGWCIGAGLELISACDIRVASADARFSLPEVKLGITADLGGLQRLPHLIGTGRTAHLALTGDPIDAPTAERWGLITELLPTPDALFERANALATGLAALPPRAVEGTKRTLHAHLSHAQSLEQAVRWNAQHMTTDGLAQALK from the coding sequence ATGACATTCCAGAACGTGAATCTCACCCACGCGGGTGAGGTCGCCACGCTGACCCTGACGAGCAAGAAGGGCAGCATGGGCCCGACCTTCTGGCCCGAAATTCCCCGCGTCCTGACCGAACTGGGCGGCGCCCGCGCGCTGATCCTGCGCGGCCAGGACCTGTTCAGCGCCGGACTGGACGTCCGCGCCAGCGCCCCCGTCATCGCCCCCACCCTGGGCGACCCAGGCGCCTTCGCGGCGGTCGTCGCCGAGATGCACGCCGCCATCGACGCGTTCGCCGCGCTGCCCATCCCGGTGATCGCCGCCGTGCACGGTTGGTGCATCGGCGCAGGCCTGGAACTCATCAGCGCCTGCGACATCCGCGTCGCCAGCGCGGACGCCCGCTTCAGCCTCCCCGAGGTGAAACTCGGCATCACCGCCGACCTGGGCGGCCTGCAACGCCTCCCCCACCTGATCGGCACCGGCCGCACGGCGCACCTCGCCCTGACCGGCGACCCCATCGACGCGCCCACCGCCGAACGCTGGGGGCTGATCACGGAACTCCTCCCCACCCCGGACGCGCTGTTCGAGCGGGCGAACGCCCTCGCCACGGGGCTGGCCGCACTGCCGCCCCGCGCGGTCGAAGGCACCAAACGCACCCTCCACGCGCACCTGTCCCACGCGCAGAGCCTCGAACAGGCCGTGCGCTGGAACGCCCAGCACATGACCACCGACGGCCTCGCCCAGGCGCTGAAGTAG
- a CDS encoding leucine-rich repeat domain-containing protein, whose amino-acid sequence MSAVPMPVHQHLSDLRGAALLNLPDWSGVRRVNLDGLGLEALPGREAAPDLTVFSVYDNALTDVPDWVWTRRGLRTLNLSANQFQRLPDALGDLRELRMLDLGHNELDALPDVFGGLGQLAFLYLSHNRLTELPESLRHLGSLTYLNVTDNALTRLPDWLGDLRALTELRLYGNPLEALPDGLGALGSLRELHVMNARLTGVPTSLGGCGALEVLDLQGNALTALPDSLGHLSRLTTLNLRFNALTHLPDSLGDLHALHTLDLRANELTSLPEGLAHLPGLRKLDLRWNRIEQLPDAFDTLIARGCQVYL is encoded by the coding sequence ATGTCTGCTGTCCCCATGCCCGTTCACCAGCACCTCTCGGATCTGCGCGGGGCGGCCCTGCTGAATCTGCCGGACTGGTCGGGAGTGCGGCGCGTGAATCTGGACGGGCTGGGTCTGGAGGCCCTGCCGGGGCGGGAGGCCGCGCCGGACCTGACGGTCTTCAGCGTGTACGACAACGCGCTGACGGACGTGCCGGACTGGGTGTGGACGCGGCGGGGACTCCGGACGCTGAACCTGTCCGCGAACCAGTTCCAGAGGCTGCCGGACGCGCTGGGTGACCTGCGTGAGCTGCGGATGCTGGACCTGGGCCACAACGAGCTGGATGCCCTGCCGGACGTGTTCGGCGGGCTGGGGCAGTTGGCGTTCCTGTACCTGAGCCACAACCGCCTGACGGAGCTGCCGGAGTCCCTGCGTCACCTGGGGTCGCTGACGTACCTGAACGTGACGGACAACGCCCTGACGCGCCTGCCGGACTGGCTGGGCGACCTGCGCGCCCTGACCGAGCTGCGGCTGTACGGCAACCCGCTGGAGGCCCTGCCGGACGGACTCGGGGCGCTGGGCTCACTGCGGGAACTGCACGTCATGAACGCCCGCCTGACCGGGGTGCCCACCAGCCTGGGCGGGTGCGGGGCGCTGGAGGTCCTGGACCTTCAGGGCAACGCACTGACGGCACTGCCGGACTCGCTGGGGCACCTCTCCCGCCTGACCACGCTGAACCTGCGCTTCAACGCGCTGACGCACCTGCCAGACTCGCTGGGCGACCTGCACGCGCTGCACACCCTCGACCTGCGCGCCAACGAACTGACCAGCCTCCCCGAGGGGCTGGCGCACCTGCCGGGGTTGCGGAAACTCGACCTGCGCTGGAACCGCATCGAGCAGCTGCCGGACGCCTTCGACACGCTGATCGCGCGGGGCTGTCAGGTCTACCTGTAG
- a CDS encoding macro domain-containing protein translates to MNLTGVRFDLRDRHPAVVEAWGAHFAGVEQVRVQPGDIFQDEADALVSPANSFGFMDGGIDLAFSEQFGWDLQARVQERIRRDYHGELLVGQALIVPTLDAVWPHLICAPTMRVPADVSGTPNAFLAFRAALLAVQAHNASVGPPIRRVACPGLGTAIGRIAPDVCARQMRAAFDAVVLGHTPELPTLQDAKLWHVRLTRADL, encoded by the coding sequence ATGAATCTCACAGGCGTCCGCTTCGACCTCCGGGATCGCCACCCGGCGGTCGTGGAGGCCTGGGGAGCGCATTTCGCGGGTGTGGAGCAGGTGCGCGTGCAGCCGGGGGACATTTTTCAGGATGAGGCGGACGCGCTGGTCAGCCCCGCGAACAGTTTCGGGTTCATGGACGGCGGGATCGATCTGGCGTTCAGTGAGCAGTTCGGGTGGGACCTGCAGGCGCGCGTGCAGGAGCGCATCCGCCGGGACTATCACGGGGAGTTGCTGGTCGGGCAGGCGCTTATCGTGCCGACGCTGGACGCGGTGTGGCCGCACCTGATCTGCGCGCCGACCATGCGCGTCCCGGCAGACGTGTCCGGCACGCCGAATGCGTTCCTGGCGTTCCGGGCGGCGCTGCTGGCAGTGCAGGCGCACAACGCGTCGGTTGGGCCGCCCATCCGGCGGGTGGCGTGTCCGGGGCTGGGCACCGCGATTGGCCGCATAGCGCCGGACGTGTGCGCCCGGCAGATGCGCGCCGCGTTCGACGCGGTGGTGCTGGGCCACACGCCGGAGCTGCCCACGTTGCAGGACGCGAAGCTCTGGCACGTGCGGCTGACCCGCGCGGATCTGTGA
- a CDS encoding SDR family oxidoreductase — translation MSQNPGTLQPGTADSTFRPDLLQGKHALITGGGSGINLGIAQSFAAHGCRVTILGRNLEKAQTAAQGINDAGGQAIGVSADVRDIAAMQAAAAQAVEAFGPIDIVLAGAAGNFPAPVDGISPNGFKTVVDIDLLGTYNTIKACAPHLTTPGGNVLSISAYGVPVPMQAHVVAAKAGVDALTRTLAVEWGLRGIRVNAIIPGPIDGTEGMARLAPDEKTRQKFMSTVPLGRFGIPQDIANAALFLVSDAASYVTGVILPVDGGQNMLGGAPQYQMYQQMGLALPKKD, via the coding sequence ATGAGCCAGAATCCCGGTACCCTCCAGCCCGGCACCGCCGACAGCACCTTCCGCCCCGACCTCCTGCAGGGCAAGCACGCCCTGATCACCGGGGGCGGCAGCGGCATCAACCTCGGCATCGCGCAGAGTTTCGCCGCGCACGGCTGCCGGGTGACCATCCTGGGCCGCAACCTCGAGAAAGCCCAGACGGCCGCGCAGGGCATCAATGACGCGGGCGGGCAGGCCATCGGCGTCAGTGCCGACGTGCGCGACATCGCCGCCATGCAGGCCGCCGCCGCGCAGGCCGTCGAAGCCTTCGGCCCCATCGACATCGTCCTGGCGGGCGCCGCCGGGAACTTCCCCGCGCCCGTGGACGGCATCAGCCCCAACGGCTTCAAGACCGTCGTGGACATCGACCTGCTCGGCACGTACAACACCATCAAGGCCTGCGCGCCCCACCTGACCACCCCCGGCGGGAACGTCCTCTCGATCAGCGCATACGGCGTCCCCGTTCCCATGCAGGCGCACGTCGTCGCCGCGAAGGCCGGCGTGGACGCCCTGACCCGCACCCTCGCCGTCGAGTGGGGCCTGCGCGGCATCCGCGTGAACGCCATCATCCCCGGCCCCATCGACGGCACCGAGGGCATGGCCCGCCTCGCCCCCGACGAGAAGACCCGCCAGAAATTCATGAGCACCGTTCCCCTGGGCCGCTTCGGCATCCCGCAGGACATCGCCAACGCCGCCCTGTTCCTCGTGAGTGACGCCGCCAGCTACGTCACGGGCGTCATCCTGCCCGTCGACGGCGGCCAGAACATGCTCGGCGGCGCCCCCCAGTACCAGATGTACCAGCAGATGGGCCTCGCCCTGCCCAAGAAAGACTGA